The region AGGTCGAGCACCACGGCGCGGAGGAGTTCAGCCTGTCGTCCGCGCCGGAGCTGGTGCTGGCGGCCATCTCGCAGCACACGTCGCGGATCCGCCTGGGCCACTCGGCCGTCCTCGCGCCCGCGTGCTTCAACCACCCGATCCGGGTCGCCGAACGGGCCGCGATGCTCGACCACCTCAGCAACGGCCGGGTCGAACTGGGCCTGACCCGCTCGACCGCGCCCGAGTGGCGGCTGTTCGGAGTCGACCCGGCGGACGTGCGGCGGCAGACGCAGCAGGCGTTCGAGATGGTGCCGAGGATGTGGACGCAGGAGCGGTTCTCCTACTCCGGCGAGGGCTTCGAGATCGACGACGTGCCGATCGTCCCGAAGCCGCTGCAACGGCCCCACCCGCCGCTGTGGCAGGCCGCCGCGACGCCGTCGTCCTTCGAGGAGGCCGGGAAGCGGGGCGTCGGCGTCCTCGGGACGACGATCTGGGAATCGGCGGAACGCGTGCGGCGGATGGTGCGCCTCTACCGCGAGGCCGCGGCGGCGTGCACCGAGCCGGTCGGGGCTTTCGTGAACAACCAGATCGCGTTCTTCACGTTCGTGCACTGCGCGGCGACCGACGAACAAGCGGTGAAGAACGGCGCGGTCGCCGCGGCGGCCTGGTACACCGTCCGGGCGCTGACGTTCTTCGAGGCGGCGGATTCTTTCGTGGAAACCGTGCGCCACCAGCAGGACATCATGGCGGACCCGTCGGGCGGCGGCCTGACCGGCGATTTCCTCCGGGCGGAAGCCGAGGCGTTCACCGGCCCGAACCGCGCGCAGGTCGTGATCGGGCGCGTGCTGCAAGGCGAAGAGGTGCCCGACGAGGAGATCTTCGAGGCCCTGAACGAACAGGACTCACTGATCGTCGGCAGCCCGGAAACATGCCGGAAGAAACTGCGCACCTACGCCGACCTGGGCATCGACCGCCTGATGGCGTTCCACCAGGTAGGCAGCCTGTCACACGAGTCGGTGATGACCAGCCTGCGCCTGATCGGCGACCTGATCCCGGAGTTCGCCTGATCCCCTCCGCTCCCCCACGAATACCCCTTTGACCTTTCCGGCATCGCCCACGCGGACCCGCCCGTTACTGCAATACACTCGAACGAGTGGTGCTCGATTTCCGGCTAACGGGCGGGTCGACCTCCGCGATTCCTCAGTACGTCGAATCGAGGGGTAATCGTCATGACCTATCCGCAGAGTGCTCAGGCGTACCCACCAGCCGCACCGCAGCCCAAGCCGACCAAGTTCGGCGCGCTCGCGTGGACGGCGCTGATCCTGGGAATCGTGGGCGTCGTCGGCTCGCCCATCATCATCTTGAACAACCTGACCATCGTGGTGGCGTTCGTCGGGGCCGTGCTGGGCGTTATCGCGCTGTTCGGCACCAAGAAGGTGCTCGCGGGCATCGGCACGGCGCTGTGCGTCCTCGCGATCGTCTTCACGGTGATCGCCCAGAAGGCCGCCGTGGAGAAGATCGACGAGATCATCAACGGCACGACCAACCAGGGCCAGGTCAGCAACGGCGACGCGGGCAAGGGCCAAGTGGGCAACGGCGACGAGGGCAAGGGTCAGGCGACCCAGGCCGACGCGGCGAAGACCCCGCCAACCTGGGGCCAGCGCTACACGTGGAAGAGCGGTCTGGCCGTGGAGGTCTCCGTGCCCGCCGCCTGCACCCCCGGCCAGTACGCGTCACCGCAGGGCGTCGAGCGGGCCGTCAAGATCACCGTCACGGTCACCAACGGCACGGACAAGGCGTTCGAGACAGCGCTGCTGACGATGGGCAGCGACGCCCAGTTCAACAGCAAAAAGGCGGAGCAGATCTTCGACTCCAACGGCCAGTGCGGCGGCGGGGGTCTGGACAGCGCCACGGTCCTGCCGGGCAAGACCTACACCTACGAGACGTCGTACTCGGTCGGCACGCAACCAGGCGAACTGCAGGTCACGTTCCAGCCCGATTTCGGCTCGGACAAGGCAATCTTCGTCGGCCAGGCATAACCGCAGCACCCACGTGGCCGTCCATCACGAGACGGCCACGTGCGGGAAGGTCACCAGCGCCCAGCGTTCAGCGCGCACACGGGGCCGGAGACGACGGCGGGACCACTACGTCGATTCACTTGACGAGCCGCGAACGCGATCGAGGGACGCCACCGCCGTCTCGGCGGTGGCGTCCTCTTGCCGGCAGGCCGGACGAACGCGTGCCACCATGTCGCGCATGACCCCGAAGCTCTGCCTCGCACAGGACACCGACGCCGACGAACTGCTGTCGAGCAGCCCCCTGGCCCTGCTCTTCGGGATGTTGCTGGACCAGCACACTGTCTGATGTATGACTAGCTCATGGAGCAGTCAGACTGGGTCCGCCGAGCCCACTGGGGCGACTTCGAGGGCATGAACCTGGCGGGCCTGGTCCGCCTGTCGTTCGAGCTGAGCCACGACGACCCCGACGCCAACCCGCGCCGGGTTCCGTTGTCCGGCAAGGACATCAGGGGCCGCGAGGAGCAAGAGAAGGACTGCCGCACCTACGTGGAGTCGCGCAACGGCGTCTACATCCACACGTACGTGGAGCCCGACACGTCAGCCTGGAAGCGCAAGCGAGTCCAGATGCCCGACGGCTCCTGGGCCTACCGCGTAGTCCGCCCGATCTTCGAGGGCGCTCTGGACGACCTCAAACGCGGCAAGACCCCGGACGGCCGCCCCTTGGATGGCTTGGTGGTCTACGACATCGACCGCCTGACCCGCGACAACAGGCACCTGGAGGACGCCATCGAGGTGGTAGAGCACTTCGGCCGCCCCATCCTCGACATCACCGGCACCCTCGACCTTCTGACCGACAACGGCCGCACGGTAGCCCGCATCGTCGTAGCCACGACCAACAAGCAGTCAGCCGACACCTCCCGCCGAGTCCGCCGCAAGCACCGCGCCCTTGAACAGGCAGGCATCCCCACGGGAGGCCGCCGCCCGTTCGGCTGGAACCAGGACAAGCGCACCCTCAACGAGACCGAGGCCACCGAAATCCGGAATGCAGCAGACCGGATCGTCAAAGGCGCACCCCTGGGCGCAATCGTCACCGACTGGAACGACCGCGGAGTCCTGACCCCACTGGGCAACAAGTGGAGCGGCCAAACCGTCAAGACCGTCTTCCGCAACCCTCGAATCTGCGGCTACCGGTCCCGCAACGTCCGCGAGATCAACCAGGAGACCGGCACCGAGTCGTTCCGCGTGGAGATAGTCCGCGACGACGCAGGCGAGCCAGTCATCGGCCAGTTCGACCCGATCTTGACCGTCACCCAGTGGGAGTCCGTCACGGCAGTGATCGGTGCGCACGCTATTGCAGGCAGAGGCAAGAACACCCGCACCTATCTCCTCACCGGCACACTCCGCTGCGGCAAGGAGAACTGCGGCGCAAAGCTGCGCGCCACCAAAGCCCATCACACCCGCGTGAAGGACCCAACGCGCTTCTACTACTCGTGCGAGGCCAAGAGCAACGGAGGCTGCGGCGGAGGCGTCAGCATCCAGGGTCGCGAGGTAGACGACTGGGTGACTGCGGCCGTCATCCGCAAGTACGAGAAGGAAGCCGAACGCCGCGAAGCCCAGACCACCCCGGAACCATGGCCTAACGAAGCAGAGCTGGCAGAGGTCCGCGCCGACCTCACCGAGCTGGCCAAGGCCCGCAAGTCCCGACAGATCTCCGCAGCCCGCTACTTCGCCATGCTCTCCGACCTAGAACAGCAGGAGCGCACACTACTAATAGACCGCGAACGCTGGCTAGCCAAGACCGCTAGCACCAGCCCCACCAACGCCACCATCCGCGCTGACTGGGACACCTACCCCCTGGCCCAGCGTCGTGCCTACATCGAAGAGGCCCTAGCAGCCGTCATCATCCACCCATCCAACGGCCGCCGAGGCTTCCACTCCGACCGCATCGAACTAGTCTGGCGACAGAATTAAGGATTGTTAATCCGCCATACTACGATTGCGATGACACAGAGAAGGCAGGAGAGGAAGACTCCGACGCCGACACCCTTCCAAAATATATCCGACGTCTTGGGCGCGTGGTATACCACCCGTGGAGCCACATCGCGACTATTCTCGATTTCCGTCACGACATTCCGCAGGACCGAATCAGCGCTGTCCACAGCCCTGCTAAAACCACCCGAAAGGAGGCGAAGGTTCTCAACAACGGAGCTAAGGTCATAGTGGGAAGGCATGGTTTCTACAGCGCTCTGCATTTCACGCGCAGCAAATCTGAGAGAACTGGAATTGTCCTCCAAGCCACGCAATCTATCTGCGGCACTCGAAAGAGTGGAGGCTGAGTCTTCCAGATTCACCAAGCGATGGGAGGCCGCCAAGAGCGTGGAAGCAGAGTCCTCGAGGCCACCAAGCCTACGAGCGGCGCCATTCAACATGGAGGCCGAATCTTCCAGATGGCGCAGCATAAGTGCCGACTCGTTGAGCAGCGCTATGGCATCTACGTCTAGATAAGGGCGATCGAACACCTCAGCAACAAGCACCCTCAATGTTTGAGCCGCCTCGCCACTAATACCTTCAAGACGTTCGATCGCCGCAAGCGTCTCCCCCTTTACTTCCTGTACGGTGTCGGTCAGGATGCTTTCGAGCTTGTCTTGTGTCAGATTATCCAGACCTTCCAATTCAGATGCATAGTCGCCCTCGCGATCAACCTTCCACTTTCTCAGAAGCTCTACAGTATAGATATTCTCATTACCCTTTCGGTCGACCATCTTATGATGCGGTGGACACAGAAGGATCAAGTTGGTGAAGCTGCGACGCTCTTCATCGCCAACGTTTTCGTCGTAACGAGGACCGTTTTCCTTATGTGCCACTATGTGCGCAATCTCAACGTTCACCTCCGGTCCCGTCTCGACGTTTCTAATAACCTTAGCGGGACACTCCGGCGCATAGCACCGCCCACGACTCAACATAAAAAGGGCTTTTTCAGTTCCCGTGGTGTAACTGCGCTGGTCCACCGCTACCTCGCAAGCAGGGATGTACACGACCCGCACATCATGCCAACAGGCACCGACAATTCCATATAAGGTGGATTTCCCCTGGCAGGATGCTTCGACCTACACTCATGTAGCGTTTGCTACGTGGCTGTTGAGGAACCTACCGGCGCGCTGACACGCTGGACCATCCACGGCGAGCGTCTGGTGGACGACACCCGCAAGCTCAACGTCAGCATCGCCCACGTCGAACTACCGGACGGCGTGCACTTCGAGCAGTGGGTTCTACGGATGCCCAAGGCCGTCATGACCCTGGTCCTGGACGACGCCCACGAGCACGTCCTCATGATCTACCGCCACCGCTGGATCATGGACCGCTGGACCTGGGAACTCCCCGGCGGCTACCTCGACCCCAACGAGGACCCGGCAGCCTGCGCCGAGCGCGAAGCCATCGAGGAGACCGGCTGGAAGCCCAGAAGCATCAAGCTCCTGACCACCTTCCAGCCCCTCACCGGCACCGCCGACTTCGAGAACCTGATCTACCTGGGTGAAGGAGCCGAGAACACCGGCCAACAGCCCGACGTCAACGAGGCCGAACGAGTCGCTTGGATTCCCCTGGCCAACATCAAGGACATGCTCGCCAACGGCGAGATCATCGGAGCCGCCGCACAGGTGGGCCTGCTACACGTTCTTGCCTTCAGCTAGCCCGATGATCCCCATCTCCCGCATCTCCCTGTACAAAGCCTCAACCGCCGGCGCACCCCGGAACGGCCGAAGCCGCGTAGCCACGTCGACCAGATAGGTCACCGTCCGCACGGAGTTGAGGTTGCTCGCCATCCGCAGCGCATCCAGCCCAACCGAACACGCCTCCTCCACCCGCCGCTGATCAGCAAGGATCGACGCAAGCAACGCCGTGTTGAACAGCCGCCCGCGCTCATACCCCTCACTCATCTCCAACGACCGCCGAGCGAACCCTTCAGCCTCATCAAGCTGCCGCAGCTCCCGGAAGCAGTGCGCGAACTTGGCCGCCAGGTAAGCCGCATCGAAGTACCCCAACCACTCAGGCACCTCAGAGCCCTCAGCAGCCGAGAACAACGCCTCAGCCTCCCGAAGCGCCACACCAGCCGCTTTCGGGTCACGCTGCAACGCCAACCCGTGCGCCTCCATCACCGCGGCTTCGGCCTTCAACACCCCGAGCCCAGTCCGCGAAGCCGTGTCCCGAGCCCCGCGCGCCAGGTCGACCGCCACCAGCGACGACCGGAAGAACGCCGCGTGATGGCTCATCCCGGCCAGCATTTCGGCAGCAAGCGCGTCATCCCCAACGTCCTTGCAGAGCTGGAGCGCCAACCGGAGATGCTTCCGCCCAGCCTCAACGGCCCCGACGTCGTAGGCCATCCACCCGGCAAGCTGGTTCATCTCCGCGACGGCCCCGAACAGCTCCCGCCGCACCCCATCCCGGAACCGTCCACCCCGCAGCAACGGCACAGCCTCGCTGACGAGGTACTGACTGACCGTGGCTCGCGCGTGCCCACCACCGAACCGGTTGTCGAGCTGCCGGAACGTCCGAGTCATCGCCCGCAACGTCTCGACATCAGCCGGCCCAACCTCACGATCGGCCACCACCTCCGAGGCACTCATCGTGAACCAGCCGAACGGCCGCCCGTCACGCACCGCCTCGACCTTCCGATCGGAAGGCTCCTCGCTCAACCTGAACCACAAGAGGTACGCGGGGATGCGCAGGACCCGAGCCCAGTAGTCGAGCTTCGACAGGTCTTGCGGCGGCACCGGGTACCTCTCCATGTGCGACACCTGAGCCTGTGACACCCCGAGCCACCGCGCGACCCGTGCCTGAGTCATCGCGGGTGAGTGCCCGTACCGGTAGGCGTGAATGACCTTCCCGAAGTGCCGGGCAGCGAACGCCTCCCGAAACCTCTCGGTACACCAGAACTCCGGCAGTTGCATCGGCGCACGCGTAGACATCACCTCACGACGTCCGCAGACAGAACAAAGCTGCCCACCGTTGTCAGCCGCGAGCTTCGTCTTGCACCTGCGGCACCGCCGAACCGGACTCATGACCACCCCTGACCTGTGCCTCAAGCCGAGTGTAACCACGCCGCTACGCAGTGACCTGCGGATACTCAGAACGTAAATATCTCACTCACGAACTTTGTCCCCCGAGCCGCAATCGCCCCCGATCGTCGTAACCGACGCAACGACGGAGGGAGTCGGGATGGCCTTCTACGTACTGGCGTACCCGGAGGAGCAGGCGAGCGCGAGCTTGGTGGAACCGACCGCCGGACAGCCGAGCTTGATCGCCGAAATCGGCGATTCGCAGATCGCAGTCCAGTTGTCCAACCATCCGGGCGCGGCCCGCCTGGCAGCGAAGTTCGCGTGGGACTTGGCAAAGGCCGCAACGGAGTTCGCGACCCGGTGCCAGCAGCTCGCGTCACCGTACGCACCGGCACAGGGCAAGCACGCCGAACTGATCAACTAGCCCATGTCCAGGGAGGTCGTAGAGGGCGCGTTGACCCTGGCCATGTACGTAGCCGCGTGCGTCGTCTGGGGATGCGTTGCCCTCTACGCCTTGATCTGTGGTGTCCACGCGCTGTGGCGACGCCGCACGGCCCGCGCCCAAGCACGTCGAGTAGCCGCAGAGATAGCCGCCACGGTTGCCGCGATCAACGCCACCACACCATTTGACCAGCACTGACGCAGCACACGAGGCCGCGACAGACGAACGCAATACAAGCCCCACAAACGACACCAGAGGCTACGGCCAGCAGTGCGGCACATGATCCCAAAACGGAACGAGGGCATGCCCTCACGGGGTGCCGTACAGAGACGCGAGAACACTTCCCTTCACACCATCACGGGGTAGATCCCCACAGCGCTTGTGTTGCCCTGTCACGGCTTCCCGACCGTGAAGGGAAGTGTTCTTGTGGGCCCGACGCCCGACGAGATGTGGGAGTGGGCAGAGCAGCAAGCCGCCTCCACACCCGCGTGGACCGATGAACGCTGGCAGCGCGTCAACGCCATCTTCGGCATCCGCCTGGCCGACGAACAGCGCCCGCCGCAGCAGTACCCGGAGGCCGCCTGATGAGCGGCCACGAGTTCGACGCGCGCGACATCCCGCCGTACCTGCGACTGCTGGCCCAGGGTGCGACGAACAAGCAGGACTTCGTTCGCTGGAAGGAAATGGTAGCCAGCACGCGCGGCTGTACGTCTCCCATCCGCCTAGTTGGCGAATCATCCACAGTGGACCCAACAAGCGGCGAGGTACTGGCCACCTACTCAACGTGGGACGAGCCCAACGAGTACCTGCTGACCGCGTGCGGCAACCGCAGGGCGAGTCGGTGCGAGGCGTGTGCACGGGTCTACGCCGACGACACGTTCCACCTGATCAAGTCCGGCCTCGCCGGCGGCCGGGACGTGCCGGGTTCAGTCGCCACCCACCCACGCGTGTTCGCGACGTTCACCGCGCCGTCCTTCGGCCCAGTCCACAGCCGTCCCACGGACCCAGGCGGACACGTCCGCCCATGCCACCCTCGCCGCGAGGGACCGTCGTGCCGGGCGCGACACGTCGAGGATGACCCGCTACTCGGACAAGCCATCGACCCAGACACCTACGACTACGCCGGGGCCGTGCTCTGGAACAACCGCGCGGGCGAGTTGTGGCACACGTTCGCCGTGTACCTCCGTCGCCACCTGGCGGAAGCCCTCCAGGTCCCGCGCTCCCGCCTGACCAAGTTCCTGCGGGTCGAGTACGCCAAGGTGGCCGAGTACCAGGCCCGTGGGCTTGTGCACTTCCACGCCGTCATCCGCCTGGATGGCCCCGCAGGCCCCGAGGAGCCACCACCGCCGGGAGCGGACATGAGCCTGCTGTGCGACGCGATCACCGCCGCAGCCCAAGCGTCACGTGTCCACGTCCCTGGCCACGGCCAGACGATCCGATGGGGCAAGCAGCTCGACCTCCGCCCAATCGAAGGCACAGACGAAGCGGGCTGGACCGACGCGAAGGTCGCGCGGTACATCGCGAAGTACGCCACGAAGGGAGCCGAGGCGGCAGGCACCGTCGACAGGCCGCTACGCACCATCGCCCACCTGGACCACGTTCGCGGCCTGACCGACCACGCACGCCAGATGATCCGGACCTGCTGGGAGCTGGGCGACGACCAGGCCCACCTGAACCTCCGGGAGTGGGCGCACATGCTCGGGTACGGCGGCCACTTCTCCACCAAGAGCCGCCGCTACTCGACCACCCTGGGCACCATGCGCGCCGACCGAGCCCGCTTCCGAGCCGACCGCGCGAGAGAGCTGGCCGGACTTGAACCCCTTCCTGTGGAGCAGCCCACGATCCGCGTAGGCCAGTGGTCGGTTGCAGGCATCGGCTACACCAACGCCGGAGAGGAGGCATGGGCCGAGACGATCCGCGAACAGCACCGCTTCAAGCCGATCCCCCGCCCGACCGACTCAGACCCCGCAGCCTGATAGGGCCGGTTCAAACTTTCTTCTCCTTGGTCAAGGCGCTGGCTGCGCCAGCGCGGGCACCCTCCCCTCTGTCCAAATCCACGCCGCTTGCGCGCGGCCTCCGGCCGTGCTCGCGGCGCGGCGCGGACAGGGAGGGTGCCCCACGCACGCCAGCAGGACGAAGAACCCGACCCACCGCATGGTCAAGGCCGTGACGATCGCGAGGCCACTCTGCTTGATCGAGCTGGGCACGGCGATCGACGCCACGCCACCGCTCCGCGCTGTCGCGCCAACGAACGCAGCACCGCCCGAGCCTTCATGAGATCCTTTCCGCCATGAGCCCAAAGCTGTGCCTCGCCCAGGACCCGGAAGCTGACGAACTGCTCTCCAACAGTCCTCTCGCGTTGCTATTCGGAATGCTGCTAGATCAACAAATTCCAATGGAAAAGGCGTTCAAGGGACCGAAGGTGATCGCGGACCGCATGGGCGAACTGAGCGTGCATCGGATCGCCGAGGCGAGCGAAGAGGAGTTCGCCGCCGTCATGTCCGAGGTGCCTGCCGTGCACCGCTTTCCTGGATCGATGGGCAAGCGACTCCAAACCCTGGCGCAATACCTTATCGAGCACTACGACGGCGACCCCAAAGTCATCTGGACCCGCGACGAGCCTGACGGCAAGACCGTGTTGAAACGCTTGAAAGCGCTGCCTGGATATGGCGACCAGAAGGCCCGCATCTTCCTTGCACTTCTGGGCAAGCAGTTGGGGATCCAGCCTGACGGGTGGCGTGAGGCGGCCGGAGACTACGGAGACGAAGGTGCTCGGCGCAGTGTCGCCGACGTGAGGGACAGAGCGACATTGAGCGAGGTGCGAGAATTCAAGAAGGCCGCGAAAGCCGCGGCGAAGTGACTCAACAAAGTTTCCACTGAGCCTTCACGATCGTCCATCGGTAGCCCCAGGCGATTGCTCTAGTTGCAACTCCCTCTTACGCTGCTCTTCCTTGAGCTTTTCGACGTTCTCGGCATACTTCCTTAGACGTCCCATCTCAGCCTCCTCGCCATCCTGATCATCAATGCCGTCAACAATCTGGTACTCGCCAATTCGAAACTGAACAGCATTATAGTTCCGCTCGATGTCATCAGCTGTAGACTGCTCATTGTATCCACGCTCCCGAAACTTAAAATACCCGGTAAGCCCTGCAGAGATGCTCACCAGAGCAGTAATCACGGTCGCGTACCAGCGAATATCAGGAAGTTCACCCACAAGCGCCGTCATGGTGGAGCCGACGATGGAGCCAGCAATAACGAAGCCCTGAAAAGAATTATGGACGCCACGATTGCGAGTCGCATTTTTACGGAACTGCTCGACGAGGTCCAGGGAAGACTCACGATAGATACGCAGGGCTTCAACAGACTCGACCGGCACCCTGGAAGCCAAAGAGTGTTTGACGTGCAGGAGCTGACGGGCCTCAAAGTTCAGATCCACCAGCTCCGGCCGCTTCTTTATCAAGACAGTGGATGCGGCCACAGTAGAAACAACTACAGCGACAAGCCCGAAGACTCGAAGGGTATTCGGATCGGATTGCCAGAAAGCCAGGATGCCGCTGTAACCCAGCAACAAAACAGCGACAACACTAGACAATAACCAAACATAGTGCAGACGCCGTGCACCTCTGGCCGCCCGCAACGAGTCGACCTTCAACTCCAGGTCACGTGCAGCAGCACGGTGCCGCTCATCCACCGGGACGGATTCGTCGGCATAGGCCGACCTGTCAGCCGACTCCATACTAGTCACTCGACCCCCTTGTCCGGCCAGAATGCTAGCGAAAGGCCCACCGAGCCGTGGGCGAAACTACTGCGCCATCCGAGCGAACTAAAACATACATCCAGCAGTGTGTTGCGACCAGCAGATTCCGATGGAAAAGGCGTTCAAGGGGCCCAAGGTGATTGCCGACCGCATGGGTGGCGAGTTGGACGTGCGCCGGGTCGCGGAGGCTGGTGACGAGGAGTTCGCCGCCGTCATGGCCGAGGTGCCCGCGGTGCATCGGTTTCCAGGTTCCATGGGGAAGCGGTTGCAGGTGTTGGCGCGGTACCTCATCGAGCACTACGACGGGGATGCCTCGGCTGTCTGGACTCGGGACGCTCCCGACGGGAAGACGGTGTTGAAGCGGCTCAAGGCGTTGCCTGGTTACGGGGACCAGAAGGCCCGGATCTTCCTGGCGCTGTTGGGCAAGCAGCTCGGGGTGCGGCCGGACGGGTGGCGGGAGGCTGCTGGGGCCTACGGCGAGGACGGGGCTCGGCGGAGTGTGGCCGATGTTCGGGACAAGGTGTCGTTGGGGGAGGTCCGGGAGTTCAAGAAGGCTGCCAAGGCCGCGGCCAAGGCGGATGGGGCTGAATGAGGACGGGTGAATGTATCGGGTTTGCAGGTAATGCGTTTCTGCGGGTTTGAGGATCTGTAACGGCACTGTCGTGCGCACCGATGCACGGACCAAGCGAACGGATGTTCGCCGGAGGAATTCCGTGCACGCCCCGAACCGGCTGGGTGGGTGGGTGCGATTGATGTTCGACCCGATGAACCAGCTCAAGAAAGTCATGGAACGCTTGCGCAAGGACAACCCCCACGTGAGCGAAGACCAGTGGGCGGGCACCGAGCGGGCCTTGCAGAAGAAGATGGACTAGGCGCCGCCGCCCACCATCGCCCTGATCGGACTGGCCGGGGTCGGCAAATTCGAGCACACCGGACGACGGGGCAGCATCATCGTCTACGACATGCCCGGCCTCGGCGAGAACTTCGTCGCCGACGAACGGCACTACGCCACCTACTTCGACACCCTCCCCAAGGTCGACGTGGCCATCTGGGTCATCGAGGCACCCAGCCGGACCATCTCGCCCATCGAGGTGGCGTTGCGCAGGCTCCGCCAACTGGGCGGTTCCGCCCTCATCGACAAGATCGTGTTCGCGGCGAACAAGATCGACCGCAGCCACCCCGGCGAAACGGCCTGGGTCAAGCAGGCGAACATCCCCAGCCCCGAGCAGGAGGCGACCATCGGCCTCTACTCGACGTTCCTGGAGAAGGCCCTGGGCTCGGAGATCCCGCACGCGGGCAAGAGCATCGTCTGCTATTCCGCGACCCGGCGGTACAACCTGGAGACGCTGATGGAGAAGGTCGGCGCCCACGCGCCGGACGACCGCGCGTGGCTCCTCGGCCGGGTCGCCGACTTCAAGGAACTGGTCGACCCGCGGCTGCTCAAGTGGGTCGAGTCGACACGCCGGCCGTCGACCAGCGGGGGGGTGAACCATTACCTACGAGATGTCGCCGGGCGAACCGGAGTGGAACGAGGTCGCCGACCGCCTCTCCGAATTCATGTCCAAGATGAGCGCCGGCGACGCCCGCCGGCCGGCCGCCGACGAACTGTCGTTCAAGAAGTTCTGCTTCGTCGCGGTCCAGTCCATCGCCGAGGTGCTCGGTTACACCGTCAAGAACATCGAGGAATTCGTCCGGGACATGGGCTACGCCGTGCAGCAGGGGTGGCACCGCGGCATCGACCGCGCTCGGGCGAGCTGGTTGCGGCCGTGATCGGGTCCGAGACCTTCCTGCCGCTGCCATTCCCCGAATGCCCCTCCTGCCGCTCGTCGTGGGAAACGTCGCGGCGCAGCCCGTGCGGTGGCGACCTGGAGGTGCAGCCGATTTCCCGGTCGGGGAGGTGCGGGCGTTGCGGGCAACGGTGGGACATCATGTCGTCCGCGTTCCACTGCTCCTGCGGCCACGAGTTCTCCGCCGCCGACGTCCACGGCGCGATCGACCGGTTGCTGGATATGTGCCGTCGGCTGGTCAACATCCTGGAGAACAGGGCGCGAGCCAACGACTACTTCACCACGCGGTCCCAGGCGAGCCTGCGCGGGTTCGTGGCGAGTTGTCTGGGCAGCCTGGGTGAAGCCGCCGGGTTCGTCATCGGGAAACTGCTCGGCAAGCTCCTCATCTGAACACGGGGACGTGGGCGTGCGGGCCGGCGAGGGTGGCCGGGAGTGTCGGTCGGCC is a window of Saccharothrix espanaensis DSM 44229 DNA encoding:
- a CDS encoding SLATT domain-containing protein — encoded protein: MESADRSAYADESVPVDERHRAAARDLELKVDSLRAARGARRLHYVWLLSSVVAVLLLGYSGILAFWQSDPNTLRVFGLVAVVVSTVAASTVLIKKRPELVDLNFEARQLLHVKHSLASRVPVESVEALRIYRESSLDLVEQFRKNATRNRGVHNSFQGFVIAGSIVGSTMTALVGELPDIRWYATVITALVSISAGLTGYFKFRERGYNEQSTADDIERNYNAVQFRIGEYQIVDGIDDQDGEEAEMGRLRKYAENVEKLKEEQRKRELQLEQSPGATDGRS
- a CDS encoding P-loop NTPase family protein, giving the protein MPGLGENFVADERHYATYFDTLPKVDVAIWVIEAPSRTISPIEVALRRLRQLGGSALIDKIVFAANKIDRSHPGETAWVKQANIPSPEQEATIGLYSTFLEKALGSEIPHAGKSIVCYSATRRYNLETLMEKVGAHAPDDRAWLLGRVADFKELVDPRLLKWVESTRRPSTSGGVNHYLRDVAGRTGVERGRRPPLRIHVQDERRRRPPAGRRRTVVQEVLLRRGPVHRRGARLHRQEHRGIRPGHGLRRAAGVAPRHRPRSGELVAAVIGSETFLPLPFPECPSCRSSWETSRRSPCGGDLEVQPISRSGRCGRCGQRWDIMSSAFHCSCGHEFSAADVHGAIDRLLDMCRRLVNILENRARANDYFTTRSQASLRGFVASCLGSLGEAAGFVIGKLLGKLLI